The Acidithiobacillus ferrooxidans ATCC 23270 genomic interval TCCATTAAAAATGAGGAGCAAAGTGATGATGATCGCTTCCGGCCACCTACCCAATATGGCCTCCAGAATCAGGGTGCCTTCCAGCATCCAGGGTACTGGTGCCCAGAACTTGTGGAGAAAGAGCAGCCAGTTTTTGGGTTTTTCTTCGATGACTGCATTGGGGCCATATTGGGCAAGCCGTTGCCGCGCTTCATCACTGCTCAGTCCGCTACAGGTGTTTTCCGGCATATTCCGTTATCCTGATATCTTTTACGTTTTCCCAAGTATAGAACCCCGAGGCCCGCGAAGATTCCCCCATGGGCCATGCTGGTAGTAAACTGCGCAGATCGCGTTGCATGGGGAGCATGGCGTCATGTTAAATCTTCTGGGAAAAATGGTGATCGAGGCAGGGATGCCGGTTGCCCTGGCGTCTGTCGCCGGGAGGGCAATCCGGCTGACCAGCCGCCCGCCCCGGGGAGAGGGTCGGCGATGATTCTGTTAACCCTCCTGAAGGGCAAACTGCATCGGGTGCGGGTCACGGCTGTCGAACTGGAATACGAGGGTTCCTGTGCGATCGACAGCGAGCTGCTGGCTGCGGCGGGCATTCATCCTTATGAGCAGATACACATTTACGATGTGAATAACGGTGACCGATTCAGCACCTATGCGATCAGCGCGTCAGCGGGGTCGGGTATCATTTCGGTCAATGGTGCGGCGGCGCGCAGGGTGTCCCTGGGAGACGTACTGATCATCGCCGCCTACGCACAGGTCACCGCAGATGCCGTGGCCGGTTTCCGACCGCAACTGGTCTATGTAGACGAGCACAATCGCATCATACGGCGCAACCAGCACATTGACTCCGCCCCTGCCTGAACGACACCCCCCTTGCTGAAAGGGGTCCCCCGTACTGCGCGACTGCTGATGGGTGCACGCGCCGCGCGCAGCGTGGGGCAGGGTGCGCTGGTCGTCGACTTTGCACTCTATCTGCATGCCCTGCATTGGTCGGCATTGGCTATTGGCCTCCTGTACTCGGCCAGCCTGCTGGTCGGCGCTGTAGCGACACTGCTGGTGGGCCCCCTGAGCGATCACTTTGGTGCCAAAGGCTTTCTGCTGGGCTACGAGGCAGTTCAGCTCATCGCGGCGTCCATCGCGCTGAGTACCGCCCAGCCCATCTGGCTCACTCTGGCAGCCGTATTGGGCGGGTTCGGTCGCGGCGCCAACGGCGGGGCAGGGCCCTTCGCACCAGCGGAGCAATCCTGGATATCCCGGAGTGTAACCCGCGGGCAATGGGGACAGGTGTTCCATTTGAATACCAGCATCGGGCTCCTGGGGATGGCCGCCGGCGCTACGCTGGCAGCCTTACCCGGCCTATTGGCAGGCGTATTGCCGGGTACCGAGGCCTACAGGTTGCTCTTCCTGGTTGTCTTGCTGGGTTCGCTTATCTGTCTGCTGTTTTTGGGTGCGGCAAAAGAATCGACGGCCGATACGGCATCCGCAGTGCACAGTGAGCAGATACAGACTGCTCCTCCGAAGGTGCGCAAGCCCATCTGGCGGGTGTTGCTGACTTTCGGTACTATTAATGCACTGAATGGTCTGGGAATTGGTATGGTAGGACCGTTGATGGCGTACTGGTTTCACCTGCGCTTTGGGGTGGGGCCCGCGGCGATTGGTGGCGCGATGGCCCTCGCCTTCGTCAGTGCCGCTTTCATGTCGCTGATCGGTCTACACCTCATTCGGCGCTTTGGCCTGGTCGGAACGGTTTTGCGTATGCGTCTGCTCGGGTTGGCGCTACTGCTGGCTCTGCCGTTTGCACCGTTTTTCTGGGTGGCGATGCTGCTCTTCATCGCCCGCGCGGCCTTGAATCAGGGGAGCATAGGCTCACGGCAGGCCCTCTTTCTGGGTCTGGTGGACAAGAGCCAACGCGGCCTGGCCGCGACGGTGAACAGCCTGTCAGTGCAGGCACCGCGCTCTATCGGCCCGACCATTACCGCCCTGTTCTTTCAGGCAGAGATGCTGGTAACGCCTTTTTTGATTGCGGGGGCGCTGCAAGGCCTTTATCTATACTTTTTCCAGCGGTTTTTTAGCCGGGCGGAGGACCACGACCAAGGCGCGTAGCCGGTGGCGCTGTCCGTCGCCGGACGTGGTCAGGCGATACCGGCGGCCCTCATCGTATCGGCCCGCTTACGGCCGCAGCGGGCCGGACCCAAGCCGTGACAGGCATGAATTTAGGCTTCCGATTGCCAGACAAGGCGCATGGCGACTATGCTTTGGGCATGGACCATACCAACCCCAATTCCTTTCGTTTCGCGCCGCTACGGCGGGCGGCCTATCGCCTGAGTGTGACCCAGGCTGGCCAGTTGCCCGCCGATGATGGCGCCGAAGTAGCCATTGCCGGTCGTTCCAATGTCGGCAAGTCATCCACCCTCAATATGCTGACCGAGCGCCGGGCACTGGCGCGAGTCAGTCGCACCCCGGGCCGTACCCAGGCCATCAATATTTTCGATCTCGATCCGGGGCAACGCCTCGTGGACCTGCCCGGCTACGGGTACGCCAAGGTCCCCGAGGCACTGCGGCGCTCCTGGGGGCCACTGCTCGAACAATATCTACGGCGGCGCGGCAGCTTGCGCGGATTGATCCTGGTCATGGATATCCGCCACCCCTATACTGCCCACGATGCCGACCTCATTGCCTTCGCGGAGGGCTGCAGCAGACCGGTGCATGTCTTGCTCAACAAGGCAGACAAACTCAGCCGTGGTGCGGCGATTCAGGAAATGGCCCGCTTGCGGCGGATTCCGGAATTGCAGGGGGTCGCCATGCAGCTGTTTTCTGCCCAGTCGGGGTTGGGTATAGATGAGTTGCATGAACGTATCGCAAGATGGTTCTCAGCGGATTCAGAAAAAGAAACCCCAGCCGGAGCTGGGGCGAATAGCGAGTTCTCAAAGGGAGGGGAGAACTCATGATCCGGTCAGGGAGGGTAGACCGGACCCAGACAACCAAAGGGTCATCTATAGCGTTGGAGTGACGCGTGCCAAAAAAGTTCAGTGAGCAGCATCCCTGGCACGTTTTGCGGCCAGACCGGCGTGCCCGCTGGCGCGCGCGCAGGCAGCACTGGACGAACGTCCTCCACCTGGAGGACTGGTATCCGCATTTTCCCATCGCGGCGGCGGTAGGTTTTCTCGGGCTCTTCAATATCCTCCCGGCGCTGGAGCATCTGCTGGGCCTGAGCTACACCGACAGTCTGGCGGATGTCTCGCACAGTTTTGTGCTGGATGCCTTTCGCGGCGTTCCCCAGGGTGCTGCGGGCGTGGTGTTGCTGATCATGTCCCTGGGCCTGGTCTTCCGCTCCCGTTTTGCCTGGGCTATCGTCCTGACCATGGCGACGGCCATCCTC includes:
- the panD gene encoding aspartate 1-decarboxylase produces the protein MILLTLLKGKLHRVRVTAVELEYEGSCAIDSELLAAAGIHPYEQIHIYDVNNGDRFSTYAISASAGSGIISVNGAAARRVSLGDVLIIAAYAQVTADAVAGFRPQLVYVDEHNRIIRRNQHIDSAPA
- a CDS encoding MFS transporter, whose translation is MGARAARSVGQGALVVDFALYLHALHWSALAIGLLYSASLLVGAVATLLVGPLSDHFGAKGFLLGYEAVQLIAASIALSTAQPIWLTLAAVLGGFGRGANGGAGPFAPAEQSWISRSVTRGQWGQVFHLNTSIGLLGMAAGATLAALPGLLAGVLPGTEAYRLLFLVVLLGSLICLLFLGAAKESTADTASAVHSEQIQTAPPKVRKPIWRVLLTFGTINALNGLGIGMVGPLMAYWFHLRFGVGPAAIGGAMALAFVSAAFMSLIGLHLIRRFGLVGTVLRMRLLGLALLLALPFAPFFWVAMLLFIARAALNQGSIGSRQALFLGLVDKSQRGLAATVNSLSVQAPRSIGPTITALFFQAEMLVTPFLIAGALQGLYLYFFQRFFSRAEDHDQGA
- the yihA gene encoding ribosome biogenesis GTP-binding protein YihA/YsxC, encoding MNLGFRLPDKAHGDYALGMDHTNPNSFRFAPLRRAAYRLSVTQAGQLPADDGAEVAIAGRSNVGKSSTLNMLTERRALARVSRTPGRTQAINIFDLDPGQRLVDLPGYGYAKVPEALRRSWGPLLEQYLRRRGSLRGLILVMDIRHPYTAHDADLIAFAEGCSRPVHVLLNKADKLSRGAAIQEMARLRRIPELQGVAMQLFSAQSGLGIDELHERIARWFSADSEKETPAGAGANSEFSKGGENS